Proteins encoded by one window of Gouania willdenowi chromosome 4, fGouWil2.1, whole genome shotgun sequence:
- the LOC114462083 gene encoding uncharacterized protein LOC114462083 has protein sequence MDGKKKSLESQLCKAVKDGEPRSVQLLLSAGAHPDMVGRKGVAAIHLAVGKESEKNTRCLRLLLRQGANPNIRSAEGLTPLHVAALWGCFQNIKLLLMNGGNPNIKDDEGNTPQQLAEQQENRKCALLLQEYQSSSVEKEDEDLPQFHYSVYSDLTDTSSYSDSDYSLTSHLSGISDFGEVPLSSTRRSSFFNLSTIDNRPSFRGMPSSRPSGASLLSSTRMSEMGLLKNDSLFTDHGTHLPKDKALTAPNEGIASPSRRDNLPVFSSFRTSRKSVSFNNIDEHFPVFSPESPKQHPGISASPSVCTLPFDMSDYSDFLDTERMATVLDTQGIDVTSPDHVYVFCRESSESTEEDLEKTVIRPRVLEESDDEQEGEDVKVIQMNVPDKNACLYIGSSSSSGTGGSHYSSCESDHYTSALDSSEHPRQLKEVADQTPPISTDSEQQSTRHNEIDPPTKAEPEIGLKPETTGPVMSMRDNLTLSEVNHTASDSSTGPCENSSSTHSVDQLVPASKSTLHEASAQSSGLKFTPSPFVTGRTCSRLSRCSMKTSRTESLNATSLFDDTLPTPVRSCRKTPRSQSSKDTYGSPQTFCNTSSMTGGVDKQDSQSCAHTLGSSVSNSQADTFILPKGDCTAGSQSLCDTIIIEKKEDDSMDAYEQHLAEIILVIQGKKRSQEEFLTDDLTSADEEKATTGKNVSAVESQDDPNTQDVCITEDCSSQSDSASVSASASSSSSSSYFSPRRSNEDHLPCSQGTGCTPRYSMSRLSSRQRPQSLASLSYTPGGRPLIRDLDEPVEYLYTDTEQGHRLIETHVPPTSDTTLSSSLSISSSEETVLYDWRSMLQDMKAFKGKENQKPQVEPLKEESNGFSDSLLKETRGLTDKKLRQKLVELGESPGPISSRTRPTYMRRLCRLLQDSNSQSQHGEEQIDPSQTDLGYSPELCRVLRTFNLPDCNADEQALCQQFDQPDQNRKWREGKIKSSFNYLLLDPRVTKNLPFRSNTMTPHECFQTFIHAIFYVGKGKRSRPYSHLYEALEYFKGDKTAKKLCPKVQHILQVWNAGQGVISLHCFQNVIPVEAYTREACMVEAISLKMLTNQKRGDFYGVVSNWQGKRKREVGVHLLYRAMQIFLAEGERQLRPADIRQ, from the exons ATCTGTGCAGCTGCTTCTTTCAGCAGGAGCTCACCCTGACATGGTGGGTCGTAAAGGGGTGGCTGCGATACACTTGGCAGTTGGCAAAGAAAGTGAAAAGAACACACGCTGCCTAAGACTGTTGCTTCGACAGGGAGCAAACCCCAATATTAG GTCGGCAGAAGGTCTGACACCTCTTCATGTTGCTGCACTTTGGGGATGTTTTCAAAATATTAAGCTACTATTGATGAATGGAGGAAACCCCAACATAAAAGACGAT GAAGGAAACACCCCACAGCAGCTTGCAGAGCAGCAAGAAAATCGGAAATGTGCTCTTCTTCTTCAGGAGTACCAGAGCAGCTCGGTGGAAAAAGAGGACGAAGACCTACCACAATTCCACTACT CTGTGTATTCTGATCTGACGGACACATCAAGCTACTCAGACTCTGACTACAGCCTCACCTCGCATCTCTCTGGAATAAGCGACTTTGGAGAAGTTCCACTAAGCAGCACAAGACGCTCATCTTTTTTCAACTTATCCACGATTGACAACAGGCCAAGTTTCAGAGGAATGCCATCGAGCAGACCCTCTGGTGCCTCGCTACTTTCTAGTACTCGCATGTCAGAGATGGGTCTTCTGAAAAATGATTCTTTGTTTACTGATCATGGCACACACTTACCTAAAGACAAAGCTCTAACAGCTCCAAATGAAGGCATTGCCTCTCCTTCTAGAAGAGACAACCTTCCTGTATTTTCCTCTTTCAGGACAAGTCGAAAGAGTGTAAGTTTCAATAATATTGATGAGCATTTCCCTGTTTTTAGTCCAGAATCTCCCAAGCAACATCCTGGTATCAGTGCTAGCCCAAGCGTCTGCACTTTACCCTTCGACATGTCCGACTACTCCGACTTCCTTGATACAGAGCGCATGGCGACTGTGTTGGACACACAGGGCATCGATGTCACGTCCCCCGATCATGTTTATGTTTTCTGCAGGGAAAGCAGCGAGAGCACAGAGGAAGACTTGGAGAAAACAGTGATTCGTCCTCGCGTTCTGGAAGAAAGTGACGATGAACAAGAAGGCGAAGATGTCAAAGTGATTCAGATGAACGTACCTGACAAGAATGCTTGTTTGTATATtggcagcagcagtagtagtggTACTGGTGGCAGTCATTACAGTAGCTGTGAAAGCGACCACTACACCAGTGCTTTGGATAGTTCTGAACATCCTAGACAGCTAAAGGAGGTCGCTGACCAAACACCTCCGATTTCTACTGATTCTGAGCAGCAATCAACAAGACATAATGAAATTGATCCACCTACTAAAGCAGAGCCTGAGATTGGTTTGAAACCAGAAACTACAGGACCTGTAATGAGTATGCGTGATAATCTCACCTTGTCTGAGGTCAATCATACAGCAAGTGACTCTAGCACTGGTCCATGTGAGAACAGTTCCAGTACACATAGTGTTGACCAGTTAGTGCCAGCCTCCAAATCAACTTTACATGAAGCATCAGCACAAAGCAGTGGCCTTAAATTCACACCCAGTCCCTTTGTCACAGGCAGGACGTGCTCAAGGCTAAGTCGTTGCTCCATGAAAACAAGTAGAACTGAAAGTCTCAATGCTACGTCCTTGTTTGACGACACTCTACCCACGCCAGTTCGATCATGCCGCAAGACTCCAAGATCTCAGAGCAGTAAAGACACTTACGGTTCTCCACAGACATTTTGTAATACAAGCAGTATGACAGGAGGGGTCGATAAGCAGGACAGCCAATCTTGCGCGCACACACTTGGATCAAGTGTAAGTAACAGCCAAGCAGATACGTTCATCCTGCCTAAAGGTGATTGTACTGCTGGATCACAAAGTTTGTGCGACACAATtatcattgaaaaaaaagaagatgattCAATGGATGCCTACGAACAACACCTTGCAgaaattattttagttattcAAGGCAAGAAGCGGAGCCAGGAGGAGTTTCTGACTGACGATCTGACCAGTGCAGATGAGGAGAAAGCCACAACTGGGAAGAACGTCTCTGCGGTGGAAAGTCAAGATGACCCAAACACCCAAGATGTGTGTATCACAGAGGACTGTAGCTCTCAGTCAGACTCAGCATCAGTATCTGCATCTGCATCCTCCTCATCCAGCTCCAGCTACTTCTCCCCACGGAGGTCTAATGAAGACCATTTACCTTGCAGTCAAGGTACCGGATGCACTCCTAGATACAGCATGAGTCGACTCTCAAGCCGTCAGCGGCCACAGAGCCTGGCTAGCCTCTCCTACACTCCTGGAGGGCGTCCGCTCATTCGAGACCTGGACGAACCAGTGGAGTATCTTTACACCGACACGGAACAGGGTCACAGACTGATCGAGACCCACGTCCCACCAACGTCAGACACCACTCTCAGCTCCAGCCtgagcatcagcagcagcgAGGAGACCGTCCTTTATGACTGGCGTTCCATGCTGCAAGACATGAAGGCCTTTAAAGGGAAAGAGAACCAGAAACCGCAGGTGGAGCCGCTTAAGGAAGAAAGTAATGGATTTTCTGACAGTTTACTGAAAGAAACCAGAGGATTGACCGACAAGAAGTTGAGACAGAAGCTTGTGGAGCTGGGTGAGAGTCCGGGACCCATCAGCAGCCGTACTCGACCCACTTACATGCGAAGGCTGTGTCGTCTATTGCAGGACTCCAACAGCCAATCACAACATGGTGAGGAGCAGATTGATCCAAGTCAGACAG ATTTAGGTTATTCTCCCGAGCTGTGCCGAGTCCTCCGGACCTTTAATCTGCCTGATTGCAACGCTGACGAGCAGGCTCTGTGTCAACAGTTTGACCAACCAGATCAAAACCGTAAATGGAGGGAAGGCAAAATCAAGTCCAGCTTCAACTACCTGCTGCTCGACCCGAG GGTGACTAAAAACCTCCCATTTCGCAGTAACACAATGACCCCACACGAGTGTTTCCAGACTTTTATCCATGCCATCTTTTATGTGGGCAAAGGAAAACGCTCTCGTCCCTACAGCCATCTCTACGAAGCTTTGGAGTACTTTAAAGGAGACAAGACCGCCAAG AAACTGTGTCCCAAAGTGCAACACATTCTTCAGGTGTGGAACGCGGGGCAGGGCGTCATCTCTCTGCATTGTTTCCAGAATGTCATCCCAGTGGAGGCTTACACGAGAGAGGCCTGCATGGTGGAGGCCATCA GCTTGAAGATGCTGACCAATCAGAAACGAGGAGATTTCTATGGCGTGGTGTCTAACTGGCAGGGGAAAAGGAAGCGGGAAGTCGGCGTTCATCTGCTTTACCGAGCCATGCAGATCTTTCTGGCTGAGGGGGAGCGACAACTAAGACCAGCAGATATCAGACAGTAG